A region from the Aegilops tauschii subsp. strangulata cultivar AL8/78 chromosome 5, Aet v6.0, whole genome shotgun sequence genome encodes:
- the LOC109787431 gene encoding receptor like protein kinase S.2 isoform X1, whose translation MQYLMEKMSSSDAPPMCFDMLKTITDDFSENMKIGIGGYGEVYKGLLNGEEIAVKKLFPIHGIDDEALENEFRNLKKVRHKNVIRMIGYCYEISCRDVEYKGQLIWSQVIERALCFEYMKGGSLAKHISDDSCIHDWRTTYKIITGTCEGLHHLHKGGERKLFHLDLKLENVLLDEELVPKIGDFGLPQLFGSSYTHQISFMRRTIGFMPQEYRDSRGVSPKTDVFSLGVIIFHMMAGKKGYDDYWDARHRPNFSPKIQQEFIESVQEYWKTNMQTSQGYRWDRTDLLGVTTCIQLAMQCVEDERDKRPYVREIMGELKELDSKMEQMLKEDPKPPIHKLFYQGLAEAESMHATELRAMTFEELHRMTDGFSEKQLLGTGGYGRVYKGVLDNGEVIAVKKLYNQPELVEAGFKNELLNLMRAQHQNIIRLVGYCYEIRDKVVEYQGRFVVADEQEIALCLEYMQGGTLEELLSDELISWEARYRIIKGICQGLKHLHTGSKDPIYHLDLKPANILLDKDLIPKIGDFGLSRLLGSMGTFVTKTNSGTRIYMPPEYTYGLQISSKFDVFSLGIIIIQVIAGAEGYYNFKCVYKSPKEFVEHVTGNWSSRVQANAMSTEALLEVQKCIEMALRCVEDDRAKRPSITEIVEELNMT comes from the exons ATGCAGTACTTAATGGAGAAAATGTCCTCGTCGGATGCACCGCCTATGTGTTTCGATATGTTAAAAACAATCACAGATGATTTTTCGGAAAACATGAAAATTGGTATTGGTGGCTATGGAGAAGTTTACAAG GGATTACTTAATGGAGAAGAAATAGCTGTGAAGAAGCTTTTTCCCATCCATGGAATTGATGATGAGGCATTGGAAAATGAATTTCGTAACCTCAAGAAGGTTCGGCATAAAAATGTCATACGGATGATTGGTTACTGCTATGAGATATCATGTAGAGATGTGGAATACAAGGGACAATTAATTTGGTCTCAAGTAATAGAAAGGGCACTCTGCTTTGAATATATGAAGGGAGGAAGCCTTGCCAAGCATATTTCTG ACGACTCATGCATACATGATTGGCGGACAACCTACAAAATAATCACTGGGACTTGCGAGGGCCTGCACCACCTTCACAAAGGAGGAGAACGTAAGCTTTTCCATCTGGACCTAAAGCTGGAAAATGTATTGCTGGATGAAGAATTGGTACCCAAAATAGGAGATTTTGGTTTACCCCAGCTCTTTGGTAGTTCATATACCCACCAAATAAGCTTTATGAGGAGAACAAT TGGGTTCATGCCACAAGAATACAGAGACAGTCGTGGGGTGTCACCAAAGACTGACGTGTTCAGTCTCGGAGTCATAATTTTCCACATGATGGCTGGGAAAAAGGGCTATGACGATTATTGGGACGCGCGTCATCGTCCGAATTTTTCCCCAAAAATTCAACAAGAGTTTATTGAGAGT GTACAAGAATATTGGAAGACAAATATGCAGACATCCCAAGGTTATAGATGGGACAGAACAGACCTGCTAGGAGTAACGACATGTATTCAATTGGCAATGCAATGTGTGGAGGATGAACGAGACAAAAGACCTTACGTAAGAGAAATCATGGGTGAGCTCAAGGAACTAGATTCTAAGATGGAGCAGATGTTAAAGGAAGATCCGAAACCACCTATACACAAGCTG TTTTACCAAGGGCTTGCTGAAGCTGAAAGCATGCATGCTACTGAGCTGAGGGCAATGACGTTCGAGGAACTCCATCGCATGACAGATGGTTTCTCTGAAAAGCAATTACTTGGCACGGGTGGGTATGGAAGGGTTTACAAG GGAGTACTTGATAACGGGGAAGTGATTGCCGTGAAGAAACTGTACAACCAGCCCGAACTAGTCGAAGCTGGTTTTAAGAATGAGCTTCTGAATCTTATGAGGGCCCAACATCAAAATATCATAAGATTGGTTGGCTACTGCTATGAAATACGAGATAAAGTTGTTGAGTACCAAGGGAGATTTGTTGTTGCTGACGAGCAAGAAATAGCTCTATGTTTGGAATACATGCAGGGTGGAACCCTTGAGGAGCTTCTTTCCG ATGAATTAATAAGTTGGGAGGCACGTTACAGAATAATTAAAGGGATATGTCAGGGTTTAAAGCATCTTCACACGGGATCCAAAGATCCTATTTACCATCTGGACTTAAAACCTGCAAACATATTGCTGGATAAGGACCTGATACCAAAAATTGGAGATTTTGGCTTGTCAAGACTTCTTGGTTCAATGGGAACATTTGTCACAAAAACAAATTCAGGAACACG TATATACATGCCACCAGAGTACACGTACGGGCTACAAATCTCCTCGAAGTTTGATGTGTTCAGCCTGGGTATTATAATCATACAAGTAATAGCAGGAGCAGAGGGCTACTACAATTTCAAATGTGTATATAAGTCTCCCAAGGAATTCGTTGAACAT GTTACCGGAAACTGGTCCAGCCGGGTGCAGGCAAATGCAATGTCGACGGAAGCATTACTGGAGGTTCAGAAATGCATCGAGATGGCGTTAAGATGTGTGGAGGACGATCGAGCAAAGAGGCCCAGTATAACCGAGATTGTCGAAGAACTCAATATGACTTAG
- the LOC109787431 gene encoding uncharacterized protein isoform X2, producing MQYLMEKMSSSDAPPMCFDMLKTITDDFSENMKIGIGGYGEVYKGLLNGEEIAVKKLFPIHGIDDEALENEFRNLKKVRHKNVIRMIGYCYEISCRDVEYKGQLIWSQVIERALCFEYMKGGSLAKHISDDSCIHDWRTTYKIITGTCEGLHHLHKGGERKLFHLDLKLENVLLDEELVPKIGDFGLPQLFGSSYTHQISFMRRTIGFMPQEYRDSRGVSPKTDVFSLGVIIFHMMAGKKGYDDYWDARHRPNFSPKIQQEFIESVQEYWKTNMQTSQGYRWDRTDLLGVTTCIQLAMQCVEDERDKRPYVREIMGELKELDSKMEQMLKEDPKPPIHKLGVLDNGEVIAVKKLYNQPELVEAGFKNELLNLMRAQHQNIIRLVGYCYEIRDKVVEYQGRFVVADEQEIALCLEYMQGGTLEELLSDELISWEARYRIIKGICQGLKHLHTGSKDPIYHLDLKPANILLDKDLIPKIGDFGLSRLLGSMGTFVTKTNSGTRIYMPPEYTYGLQISSKFDVFSLGIIIIQVIAGAEGYYNFKCVYKSPKEFVEHVTGNWSSRVQANAMSTEALLEVQKCIEMALRCVEDDRAKRPSITEIVEELNMT from the exons ATGCAGTACTTAATGGAGAAAATGTCCTCGTCGGATGCACCGCCTATGTGTTTCGATATGTTAAAAACAATCACAGATGATTTTTCGGAAAACATGAAAATTGGTATTGGTGGCTATGGAGAAGTTTACAAG GGATTACTTAATGGAGAAGAAATAGCTGTGAAGAAGCTTTTTCCCATCCATGGAATTGATGATGAGGCATTGGAAAATGAATTTCGTAACCTCAAGAAGGTTCGGCATAAAAATGTCATACGGATGATTGGTTACTGCTATGAGATATCATGTAGAGATGTGGAATACAAGGGACAATTAATTTGGTCTCAAGTAATAGAAAGGGCACTCTGCTTTGAATATATGAAGGGAGGAAGCCTTGCCAAGCATATTTCTG ACGACTCATGCATACATGATTGGCGGACAACCTACAAAATAATCACTGGGACTTGCGAGGGCCTGCACCACCTTCACAAAGGAGGAGAACGTAAGCTTTTCCATCTGGACCTAAAGCTGGAAAATGTATTGCTGGATGAAGAATTGGTACCCAAAATAGGAGATTTTGGTTTACCCCAGCTCTTTGGTAGTTCATATACCCACCAAATAAGCTTTATGAGGAGAACAAT TGGGTTCATGCCACAAGAATACAGAGACAGTCGTGGGGTGTCACCAAAGACTGACGTGTTCAGTCTCGGAGTCATAATTTTCCACATGATGGCTGGGAAAAAGGGCTATGACGATTATTGGGACGCGCGTCATCGTCCGAATTTTTCCCCAAAAATTCAACAAGAGTTTATTGAGAGT GTACAAGAATATTGGAAGACAAATATGCAGACATCCCAAGGTTATAGATGGGACAGAACAGACCTGCTAGGAGTAACGACATGTATTCAATTGGCAATGCAATGTGTGGAGGATGAACGAGACAAAAGACCTTACGTAAGAGAAATCATGGGTGAGCTCAAGGAACTAGATTCTAAGATGGAGCAGATGTTAAAGGAAGATCCGAAACCACCTATACACAAGCTG GGAGTACTTGATAACGGGGAAGTGATTGCCGTGAAGAAACTGTACAACCAGCCCGAACTAGTCGAAGCTGGTTTTAAGAATGAGCTTCTGAATCTTATGAGGGCCCAACATCAAAATATCATAAGATTGGTTGGCTACTGCTATGAAATACGAGATAAAGTTGTTGAGTACCAAGGGAGATTTGTTGTTGCTGACGAGCAAGAAATAGCTCTATGTTTGGAATACATGCAGGGTGGAACCCTTGAGGAGCTTCTTTCCG ATGAATTAATAAGTTGGGAGGCACGTTACAGAATAATTAAAGGGATATGTCAGGGTTTAAAGCATCTTCACACGGGATCCAAAGATCCTATTTACCATCTGGACTTAAAACCTGCAAACATATTGCTGGATAAGGACCTGATACCAAAAATTGGAGATTTTGGCTTGTCAAGACTTCTTGGTTCAATGGGAACATTTGTCACAAAAACAAATTCAGGAACACG TATATACATGCCACCAGAGTACACGTACGGGCTACAAATCTCCTCGAAGTTTGATGTGTTCAGCCTGGGTATTATAATCATACAAGTAATAGCAGGAGCAGAGGGCTACTACAATTTCAAATGTGTATATAAGTCTCCCAAGGAATTCGTTGAACAT GTTACCGGAAACTGGTCCAGCCGGGTGCAGGCAAATGCAATGTCGACGGAAGCATTACTGGAGGTTCAGAAATGCATCGAGATGGCGTTAAGATGTGTGGAGGACGATCGAGCAAAGAGGCCCAGTATAACCGAGATTGTCGAAGAACTCAATATGACTTAG